A part of Flavobacteriaceae bacterium GSB9 genomic DNA contains:
- the pyrH gene encoding UMP kinase produces the protein MKYKRILLKLSGEALMGNRQYGIDPERLAEYAQDIKTITDKGIEVAIVIGGGNIFRGVAGASKGMDRVQGDHMGMLATVINGLALQGALEDTGIPTRLQTAIKINEVAEPFIRRKAMRHLEKGRVVIFGGGTGNPYFTTDSAAVLRAIEVEADVILKGTRVDGIYNADPEKDTSAVKFNSISFDDVLSKGLKVMDTTAFTLSQENKLPIIVFDMNKKGNLLKVVSGENIGTVVNV, from the coding sequence ATGAAATACAAAAGAATACTCCTTAAATTATCGGGCGAAGCCTTAATGGGAAACCGCCAATACGGTATTGATCCAGAGCGTTTGGCAGAATATGCTCAAGACATAAAAACCATTACCGATAAAGGTATTGAAGTAGCCATAGTTATTGGTGGTGGGAATATTTTTAGAGGTGTTGCTGGAGCCAGTAAAGGCATGGATCGTGTGCAAGGTGATCACATGGGCATGTTGGCAACAGTAATAAATGGTTTAGCATTGCAAGGTGCTTTAGAAGATACCGGTATACCAACAAGGCTACAAACTGCCATAAAAATAAATGAAGTTGCCGAGCCGTTTATTAGAAGAAAAGCCATGCGGCACCTTGAAAAAGGGCGTGTAGTTATTTTTGGTGGTGGAACAGGAAACCCTTATTTTACAACCGATTCGGCTGCCGTTTTACGAGCTATCGAAGTTGAAGCCGATGTTATCTTAAAAGGAACACGTGTTGATGGTATTTATAATGCAGACCCAGAAAAAGACACCAGTGCAGTTAAGTTCAACTCTATATCCTTCGATGACGTGTTGAGCAAAGGCCTGAAGGTAATGGACACTACAGCCTTTACCTTAAGTCAAGAAAACAAATTACCTATAATAGTATTCGATATGAACAAAAAAGGAAACCTCCTTAAAGTGGTTTCCGGTGAAAATATCGGTACTGTGGTTAACGTTTAA
- the frr gene encoding ribosome recycling factor: MNEDIQFILDSTKEAMDNAIVHLKKQFVNIRAGKASPAMLGSVMVDYYGTQTPLNQVANVNTPDGRTITVQPWEKSMLQEIERGIAYANLGFNPMNNGETIIINVPPLTEERRLTLAKQAKAEAEDAKVSVRTARKDAMNDIKKQDDVSEDVKSNAEIDVQQLTDNYVKKVDELFDHKEKEIMTV, translated from the coding sequence ATGAACGAAGACATACAATTTATATTAGATAGCACAAAAGAGGCAATGGACAACGCTATTGTCCATCTAAAAAAACAATTTGTCAATATTAGAGCGGGTAAAGCAAGCCCTGCTATGTTAGGTAGTGTAATGGTAGATTACTACGGCACGCAAACACCTTTAAACCAAGTAGCCAATGTTAATACCCCCGATGGCAGAACCATTACTGTACAACCATGGGAAAAAAGCATGCTACAAGAAATTGAACGCGGTATTGCTTATGCAAACCTAGGCTTTAACCCAATGAATAATGGTGAAACCATAATCATCAATGTACCACCACTAACCGAAGAACGCAGACTCACTTTAGCTAAACAAGCAAAAGCCGAGGCCGAAGATGCCAAGGTAAGTGTTAGAACAGCTAGAAAAGATGCCATGAACGACATCAAAAAACAAGACGATGTTTCTGAAGACGTAAAAAGTAATGCTGAAATTGACGTGCAACAATTAACTGACAATTACGTTAAGAAAGTTGATGAACTCTTTGACCACAAAGAAAAAGAAATCATGACAGTATAA
- a CDS encoding efflux RND transporter permease subunit, protein MLKLFTKDFWDVVARLVLRNKIIILAGIIIATFLLSQKWDNMRLSYTEANLLPDDHEANITYSNFLETFGEEGNLIVLGVKDSSLFTVEKLNAWNKLSNSLKNNDAVETVISIKDLQKLVKDTENQKFKLEPFITDSIKSISEIETLQNDLFKKYPFYDNFLFNKETKTIRSAIYLKKDIVNTAARKDFVIDVLMPKIETFEAKYNLDVRVSGMPYIRTLNSKNIVDEIGKFIFAALLVTSVIFFFFFRSFRATFISLIVVCIGVMWTLGIIGFLNYEITVLTALIPPLIIVIGIPNCIFLINKYQHEVKLHGNKVKSLQRVITKIGNATLMTNVTTASGFATFILTESKLLKEFGVVASLSILAIFMLCVLIIPIVYTFLPFPKDRHLEHLNKRWIGGFVDWMERMVRNRRITIYFTAVILLAISIIGIYQIRISGSLIEDMPQESEFVNDIRFFEEEFNGIMPLEIMVDTKRKKGVMKRSTLKHMDELEELIVETPELSKPISIVGLVKYSKQAYYNGNTKFYQLPTSQENSFILSYAKNSSSNVDLLKNFVDSTGQYARITTFMKDVGTDKMERIEENLQAKIDKVFPKERYDVTMTGKALVFQKGTKYLVKNLAISLSLAILLIALFMAYMFRSARMIIISLIPNLLPLLVTAGLMGYLGVPIKPSTILVFSIAFGISVDDTIHFLAKYRQELQANNWKIKVSVYGALRETGVSMFYTSIVLFFGFSVFTISNFGGTVALGALVSATLLFAMLSNLLLLPSLLLSLERNIANKQVLRKPSINIIPEEDDDEQ, encoded by the coding sequence ATGTTAAAACTTTTTACAAAAGACTTTTGGGATGTTGTTGCGAGGTTGGTTTTACGTAATAAAATCATCATACTTGCTGGTATTATTATAGCAACTTTTCTGTTAAGCCAAAAGTGGGATAACATGCGGCTCTCTTATACCGAGGCCAATTTACTACCTGACGATCACGAAGCCAATATTACCTACAGTAATTTTTTAGAAACATTTGGCGAAGAAGGCAACCTTATTGTGCTTGGTGTAAAAGACAGCAGTTTATTTACTGTTGAAAAGCTAAATGCTTGGAACAAACTTTCAAACAGTCTTAAGAACAATGACGCGGTTGAAACCGTTATCTCTATAAAAGACCTTCAAAAACTTGTTAAGGATACCGAAAACCAAAAGTTTAAACTGGAGCCTTTTATTACCGATAGCATTAAGTCCATATCTGAAATTGAAACCCTGCAAAACGATCTTTTTAAAAAATATCCGTTTTACGATAATTTCTTGTTCAATAAGGAAACCAAAACCATTCGCAGTGCTATTTACTTAAAAAAGGACATTGTAAACACGGCCGCCAGAAAAGATTTTGTGATTGATGTTTTAATGCCCAAAATTGAAACTTTTGAGGCCAAATATAATCTGGATGTCCGCGTTTCGGGTATGCCTTACATCCGTACGCTAAACTCTAAAAATATTGTTGACGAAATTGGCAAATTCATTTTTGCTGCACTTTTGGTAACCTCGGTTATATTCTTTTTCTTTTTTAGATCGTTCAGGGCTACTTTTATTTCTTTAATAGTAGTGTGTATTGGGGTTATGTGGACTCTTGGTATTATTGGTTTTCTAAACTACGAAATAACGGTTTTAACAGCACTTATTCCTCCACTAATTATTGTCATTGGTATTCCTAATTGTATTTTCTTAATCAACAAATACCAGCATGAAGTTAAACTTCATGGCAATAAGGTAAAGTCTTTACAGAGAGTTATTACCAAAATCGGCAACGCCACGCTAATGACCAATGTAACAACGGCCTCTGGTTTTGCTACTTTCATTCTTACGGAAAGCAAATTATTAAAGGAGTTTGGTGTTGTAGCCTCGTTGAGCATTTTAGCCATTTTTATGTTATGTGTGCTCATTATACCCATTGTATATACGTTTTTACCATTTCCAAAAGATCGCCATTTAGAACACTTGAACAAACGCTGGATTGGTGGTTTTGTAGATTGGATGGAGCGTATGGTTCGCAACAGGCGTATTACCATCTATTTTACGGCCGTTATTTTATTGGCCATTAGTATTATTGGCATATATCAAATTCGAATTTCTGGGAGTTTGATTGAAGATATGCCCCAAGAATCGGAATTTGTGAACGATATCCGATTTTTTGAAGAGGAGTTCAACGGTATCATGCCTTTAGAAATTATGGTAGATACCAAGCGTAAAAAAGGGGTAATGAAGCGCTCTACCCTAAAACACATGGACGAGCTGGAAGAACTCATTGTTGAAACCCCCGAGCTTTCAAAACCCATTTCTATTGTTGGTTTAGTAAAATATTCTAAACAAGCTTACTACAATGGCAATACCAAATTTTATCAGTTACCAACATCACAAGAAAACAGCTTTATACTCTCATACGCCAAAAATTCATCATCAAATGTAGATTTACTGAAAAATTTCGTGGACAGCACCGGACAATATGCCCGAATCACGACTTTCATGAAGGATGTTGGCACCGATAAAATGGAACGTATTGAAGAAAATCTTCAGGCAAAAATAGACAAGGTATTCCCTAAGGAACGCTATGACGTTACGATGACAGGAAAAGCCTTGGTATTCCAAAAAGGCACAAAATATTTGGTTAAAAATTTAGCAATTTCCTTATCGTTGGCTATACTTTTAATCGCTCTCTTTATGGCTTATATGTTCCGTTCGGCACGAATGATTATCATTTCGCTCATCCCCAACTTATTACCGCTATTGGTAACTGCAGGATTAATGGGCTATCTGGGCGTTCCTATCAAACCGTCAACTATTTTGGTATTTAGTATTGCCTTTGGTATTTCGGTTGACGACACCATTCACTTTTTGGCCAAATACCGCCAAGAATTACAGGCTAATAACTGGAAAATTAAAGTTTCAGTTTACGGGGCTTTACGCGAAACGGGCGTGAGTATGTTTTACACATCTATCGTTCTGTTTTTTGGCTTTTCGGTATTTACCATTTCAAACTTTGGCGGCACAGTTGCCTTAGGTGCGTTAGTTTCTGCAACGCTACTCTTTGCTATGTTATCCAACTTACTACTGTTGCCGTCGCTATTGCTATCCTTAGAACGTAACATTGCCAATAAACAAGTGCTCAGAAAACCTTCTATTAATATTATTCCTGAGGAAGACGACGACGAGCAATAA
- the asnS gene encoding asparagine--tRNA ligase — protein sequence MQAKTVLQLLTEDFTITEVEVKGWVRTFRANRFIAINDGSTLNNIQCVVDFENFDEALLKRITTGAAIHVKGELVESQGKGQKVEIQVKELEVLGDSDPETFPIQPKKHSFEFLRENAHLRTRTNTFSAVMRLRSALSFAIHKYFNDNGFYYMHSPVITGSDAEGAGEMFQVTSLNLKNPPKDDNGNIDYTKDFFGKETNLTVSGQLEAETYAMSLGKVYTFGPTFRAENSNTSRHLAEFWMIEPEVAFMDLAGNMDLAEDFMKSVIQYILDNNREDLEFLDKRLQDDEKTKPQAERSTMTLIEKLNFVTDNHFKRVSYTEAIDILRNCKPNKKKKFKYLINDWGTDLQSEHERYLVEKHFKCPVILFDYPVNIKAFYMRLNDDGKTVRAMDILFPGIGEIVGGAQREERLDILKQKMAAVSIPEEELWWYLDLRKYGTAVHSGFGLGFERLVMFATGMSNIRDVIPFPRTPQNAEF from the coding sequence ATGCAAGCCAAAACAGTTTTACAGTTATTAACCGAAGATTTTACCATTACTGAAGTTGAAGTAAAAGGTTGGGTAAGAACATTTAGAGCCAACCGCTTTATAGCCATAAACGACGGATCAACCCTAAATAACATACAATGTGTAGTAGATTTTGAAAACTTTGACGAAGCCCTTTTAAAACGCATCACTACCGGAGCCGCCATTCATGTTAAAGGCGAGTTGGTAGAAAGCCAAGGAAAAGGACAAAAAGTAGAAATACAGGTTAAGGAACTGGAAGTTTTAGGCGATTCAGATCCTGAAACGTTCCCTATTCAACCTAAAAAACATTCCTTCGAATTTTTAAGGGAAAACGCACACCTGCGTACCCGAACCAATACCTTTAGTGCCGTTATGCGTTTGCGCTCTGCTCTATCGTTTGCTATTCACAAGTATTTCAATGACAACGGGTTTTACTATATGCACTCGCCTGTAATTACAGGTAGTGATGCAGAAGGGGCCGGTGAAATGTTTCAAGTTACCAGTCTAAATCTAAAAAATCCTCCAAAAGATGACAATGGAAATATCGATTATACCAAAGATTTTTTTGGAAAGGAAACCAACCTAACTGTTTCTGGGCAATTGGAAGCCGAAACCTACGCCATGTCTTTAGGAAAAGTATACACCTTTGGGCCAACATTTAGAGCCGAAAACTCAAATACATCGCGCCATTTGGCTGAATTTTGGATGATTGAGCCCGAAGTGGCCTTTATGGATTTGGCTGGCAACATGGATTTGGCCGAAGATTTCATGAAATCGGTCATACAATATATCTTAGACAATAATCGTGAAGATTTAGAGTTTCTAGATAAGCGCCTGCAAGATGATGAAAAAACGAAACCGCAGGCAGAACGCAGTACCATGACTTTAATAGAAAAGTTAAATTTTGTGACCGACAACCACTTTAAACGCGTTAGTTATACCGAAGCCATTGACATTTTACGTAATTGCAAACCCAATAAGAAAAAGAAATTCAAGTACCTCATTAACGATTGGGGCACCGATTTACAAAGTGAACATGAGCGCTACCTCGTTGAAAAACATTTTAAATGTCCCGTAATTTTATTTGATTATCCAGTAAATATCAAAGCATTTTATATGCGCTTAAATGACGACGGTAAAACCGTTCGTGCTATGGATATCCTTTTTCCTGGTATTGGCGAAATTGTTGGAGGCGCACAACGCGAAGAACGTTTGGATATTTTAAAACAAAAAATGGCTGCCGTCAGTATTCCCGAAGAAGAACTTTGGTGGTATTTAGACTTAAGAAAATATGGAACTGCGGTGCATTCTGGCTTTGGTCTAGGTTTTGAACGGTTGGTTATGTTTGCCACAGGAATGAGCAATATTAGGGATGTTATACCCTTCCCAAGAACACCGCAAAATGCCGAATTTTAA
- the rpoN gene encoding RNA polymerase factor sigma-54, producing the protein MLKQHLQFKLSQKLSPQQIQLMKLIQLPTQAFEQRLKQELEDNPALEGGKDEAPNDLESDFDNSDDDYNDNETIDADEINVDEYLSDDEVPDYRTRSNNYSNDDDDKTIPYAAGTSFTQHLLNQLNTYRLNDEERDIAEFLVGSVDESGYIRRDLSDIMDDLAFTQNVFTTEENIEKVLKKVHQLDPAGVGARDLQECLSIQLHRKEKTVDTDLAIDIIDDAFDQFTKKHYKKLLQKFDITEEQLKGAISEIEHLNPKPGGSYSGNNRIVEHVVPDFAIKIVDGELELTLNGRNAPELHVSREYNNMLKGYKDAKDKTKSQKDAVLFIKQKLDAAKWFIEAIKQRQQTLFVTMSAIMHYQKEYFLTGDERNLKPMILKDIADEIDMDVSTVSRVANSKYVDTPYGTILIKELFSESMKNDQGEDVSTREIKKILETVIDEENKKKPLTDENLASILKEKGYPIARRTVAKYREQLDIPVARLRKKI; encoded by the coding sequence ATGCTTAAACAACATTTACAATTTAAATTATCGCAAAAACTGTCACCACAACAAATTCAATTGATGAAATTGATACAGTTGCCAACACAGGCCTTCGAACAGCGTTTGAAGCAAGAGTTGGAAGACAATCCAGCTCTAGAGGGTGGTAAAGATGAAGCACCTAATGATTTGGAGTCTGATTTTGACAATTCTGACGATGATTACAACGACAATGAAACCATTGACGCTGATGAAATAAATGTAGATGAGTATTTAAGTGATGACGAAGTTCCAGATTACAGAACGCGCTCTAACAATTATAGTAATGATGACGACGACAAAACAATACCCTATGCTGCAGGCACCTCGTTTACACAACATTTACTCAATCAATTAAATACCTACAGATTAAATGATGAAGAACGCGACATCGCAGAGTTTTTGGTAGGTAGCGTTGATGAAAGCGGTTATATTCGTCGAGACTTGAGCGATATTATGGACGACCTCGCTTTTACTCAAAACGTATTTACTACAGAAGAAAATATTGAAAAGGTGCTCAAAAAAGTACACCAACTAGATCCTGCAGGTGTTGGCGCTAGAGACCTCCAAGAATGTTTAAGCATCCAATTACACCGCAAAGAAAAAACGGTAGACACCGATTTAGCTATAGATATTATAGACGATGCCTTTGACCAGTTCACCAAAAAACATTACAAAAAACTGCTTCAAAAATTTGATATTACAGAAGAACAGTTAAAAGGTGCCATATCGGAAATTGAACATTTAAACCCAAAACCAGGAGGTTCATATTCGGGTAATAACCGTATTGTAGAACATGTTGTCCCAGACTTTGCCATAAAAATTGTTGATGGTGAATTAGAGCTTACCCTTAATGGTAGAAATGCACCAGAACTACATGTTTCGAGAGAATATAACAATATGCTGAAAGGTTACAAAGACGCTAAAGACAAGACCAAATCGCAAAAAGATGCTGTCCTCTTCATCAAACAAAAGCTAGATGCTGCAAAGTGGTTCATTGAAGCCATAAAACAACGCCAACAAACTCTTTTTGTAACCATGAGTGCGATTATGCACTACCAAAAAGAATACTTTTTAACAGGTGACGAACGCAACTTAAAACCCATGATTCTTAAGGATATTGCAGACGAAATTGACATGGATGTTTCAACAGTATCGCGCGTTGCCAATAGCAAGTATGTCGATACACCTTATGGTACCATTTTAATAAAAGAGTTGTTTTCAGAATCCATGAAAAACGATCAAGGTGAAGATGTTTCTACTAGGGAAATCAAAAAAATATTGGAAACGGTAATCGATGAGGAAAACAAGAAAAAACCATTAACCGACGAAAATTTAGCCTCCATTTTAAAAGAAAAAGGTTATCCCATTGCCCGACGAACCGTTGCTAAATACAGGGAGCAACTCGATATTCCAGTAGCACGATTACGCAAAAAAATATAA
- a CDS encoding PorT family protein, translated as MKRFYLIVFLLFINLCFAQDRGETEVDSLYKEDHFYAGITYNLLGDRPTSVRQSGFSLGFHLGFIRDLPINDRRNWAIGIGLGYSANTFNQNLLVNKDNTATFDYSIIGNRDTFTKNKFTSHFVELPIEIRWRTSTPTEYNFWRIYTGFKLGYGFLYTVRHKGDLGDFKYNDNSDFNNLQYGLTLSAGYNTWNLHLYYALNPIFNKDAQLNGSNINMNAIKIGLMFYIL; from the coding sequence ATGAAACGTTTTTATTTAATTGTGTTTTTACTTTTCATAAACCTTTGTTTTGCACAGGATAGGGGAGAAACAGAAGTTGATTCGCTATACAAAGAAGACCATTTTTACGCTGGAATAACGTATAACCTTTTGGGAGATAGGCCTACAAGTGTTAGGCAAAGTGGGTTTTCGTTGGGCTTCCATTTAGGTTTTATTAGGGATTTACCTATTAACGATAGAAGAAATTGGGCTATAGGTATTGGTTTAGGGTATTCAGCAAATACGTTTAACCAAAACTTATTGGTTAACAAAGACAATACAGCTACCTTCGATTACAGCATTATTGGAAATCGCGATACGTTTACCAAAAATAAATTCACTTCACATTTTGTAGAGCTCCCTATTGAAATTCGTTGGCGAACCTCTACGCCAACCGAGTACAATTTTTGGCGCATTTATACCGGCTTTAAGCTAGGATATGGCTTTCTATATACCGTAAGGCATAAAGGCGATTTAGGAGACTTTAAATATAATGATAACAGTGATTTTAATAATTTACAATATGGCCTTACGCTAAGCGCTGGTTATAATACTTGGAACCTTCATCTTTATTATGCATTGAACCCTATTTTTAATAAAGATGCACAATTGAATGGTTCTAACATAAACATGAACGCTATAAAAATAGGTTTGATGTTTTATATTTTATAG
- a CDS encoding biopolymer transporter ExbD: MSKFKKKKSGALPAISTASLPDIVFMLLFFFMVATVMRQNTLKIENNLPYADQVEKLDKKDLVMYIYAGKPSANYKQYGSEARIQLNDDFANVSDIASFIAEERASKREELVPFLTTALKVDSDANMGLIGDIKYELRKVNALKINYTTKKGSVLENQ; encoded by the coding sequence ATGTCGAAGTTTAAAAAGAAAAAATCGGGCGCTTTGCCTGCAATATCAACGGCCTCGTTGCCCGATATTGTTTTCATGTTATTATTCTTTTTTATGGTGGCCACAGTAATGCGCCAAAATACCTTAAAAATTGAAAATAATTTACCTTATGCTGACCAAGTGGAAAAGCTTGATAAGAAAGATTTGGTAATGTACATTTATGCAGGAAAGCCAAGTGCCAATTATAAGCAATATGGTTCAGAAGCCAGAATTCAGTTGAATGACGATTTTGCCAATGTGAGCGACATTGCGTCTTTTATTGCCGAAGAGCGCGCATCAAAGCGAGAAGAATTGGTGCCCTTTTTAACAACAGCATTAAAGGTAGATAGTGATGCTAACATGGGGCTCATCGGAGATATCAAATATGAATTGCGTAAAGTTAATGCACTTAAAATAAACTATACTACTAAAAAAGGTAGTGTGCTAGAAAATCAATAA
- a CDS encoding biopolymer transporter ExbD codes for MAKRAAPEVNAGSMADIAFLLLIFFLVTTTIETDAGLNRKLPPIEETEPPIIKQKNIFTVLLNGKDELLVEDERMELKDLREAARAFLDNGGDGSCDYCKGEKDPASSDNPDKAIISLKNERETTYKAYIAVQNELVAAYNELRNRRAEELYGESFTEMEANHNDVNWPGNKAKLKKQIEQIKLDYPQKLSEVQ; via the coding sequence ATGGCAAAAAGAGCAGCACCAGAAGTAAATGCAGGCTCCATGGCCGATATTGCTTTCTTATTACTGATATTCTTCTTGGTAACAACAACTATTGAAACCGATGCTGGATTAAATAGAAAATTACCGCCTATTGAAGAAACAGAACCTCCTATCATTAAGCAAAAAAATATTTTTACGGTTTTATTGAACGGTAAAGATGAGTTGCTTGTTGAAGACGAAAGGATGGAACTGAAAGATTTAAGAGAAGCAGCCAGAGCGTTTTTAGATAATGGTGGCGATGGATCATGCGATTATTGTAAAGGGGAAAAAGATCCAGCATCTTCTGATAATCCAGATAAAGCTATTATATCTTTAAAGAATGAACGTGAAACGACGTACAAGGCATATATTGCCGTTCAAAACGAACTTGTAGCTGCGTATAACGAATTGAGGAACAGAAGGGCTGAAGAACTCTATGGGGAATCGTTTACAGAAATGGAAGCTAACCATAATGATGTGAATTGGCCTGGAAATAAAGCAAAGCTTAAAAAACAAATTGAGCAAATAAAGCTAGATTATCCTCAAAAGCTGTCGGAAGTACAATAA
- a CDS encoding MotA/TolQ/ExbB proton channel family protein yields the protein MKRLFSILAITGIMAFGTVNATTIANTNAAVTTTVAVAQEEDEAPAAEESLGFHQELKKRFIEGGPGFMGIVLLCLILGLAIAIERIIFLNLSTTNTKKLTQQVEDALSSGGVEAAKEVCRNTKGPIASIFYQGLDRTDEGLEAAEKAVVAYGGVQMGQLEKNVSWISLFIALAPMLGFMGTVIGMIQAFDKIEAAGDMQPSLVAGGIKVALLTTVFGLVVAIILQIFYNYIIAKIDSIVNDMEDASITLMDLLIRNKK from the coding sequence ATGAAAAGATTATTTTCAATCCTTGCCATCACTGGAATTATGGCATTTGGAACGGTTAATGCAACGACAATTGCGAACACGAATGCGGCTGTTACAACTACGGTAGCTGTAGCTCAAGAAGAAGATGAAGCACCAGCGGCTGAAGAATCATTAGGATTTCACCAAGAATTAAAAAAGCGTTTTATTGAAGGAGGTCCTGGGTTTATGGGTATCGTGCTTTTATGTTTAATTTTAGGATTAGCAATTGCCATAGAAAGAATTATCTTTTTAAATCTTTCAACAACCAACACCAAAAAATTAACACAACAAGTTGAAGATGCATTGTCTTCTGGAGGAGTAGAAGCTGCAAAAGAAGTTTGTAGAAATACAAAAGGACCAATCGCCTCTATATTCTATCAAGGATTGGACAGGACAGATGAAGGATTAGAAGCTGCCGAAAAAGCGGTTGTGGCTTATGGCGGTGTTCAAATGGGACAATTAGAGAAAAATGTATCATGGATTTCATTATTTATCGCATTAGCACCGATGCTTGGTTTCATGGGTACAGTAATTGGTATGATTCAAGCATTCGATAAAATTGAAGCAGCTGGAGATATGCAGCCTTCATTAGTAGCTGGAGGTATTAAAGTAGCACTTTTAACTACAGTATTTGGTCTTGTGGTAGCTATTATTCTTCAAATTTTCTACAATTACATTATTGCTAAAATTGATAGTATTGTTAATGATATGGAAGACGCTTCTATCACATTAATGGATCTATTGATAAGAAATAAAAAGTAA
- a CDS encoding asparaginase, translating to MESKKPNILLIYTGGTIGMVKDAKTGSLKAFNFKSLLQQIPELRLLDCHIDTVSFENPIDSSDMNPDYWVQVAEIIEENYSVFEGFVVLHGSDTMSYSASAMSFMLEHLAKPVIFTGSQLPIGDLRTDAKENLITSIQLASLYKNGQSVIREVCLYFEYKLYRGNRTTKLNAEHFQAFASFNYPELAESGVHLKINNKYLFSPNIDNKLQVHKKLDSNLGLIKLYPGISENLVKAVFATPNLKAVIIETYGSGNATTQHWFIELLKEQITKGIHIINVTQCSGGSVMMGHYETSSKLKEIGVISGKDITTEAALAKLMYLLGKNNFEGKTFKTIFETPLRGEIS from the coding sequence ATGGAAAGTAAAAAACCAAACATACTCCTTATATATACGGGCGGTACTATTGGTATGGTAAAAGATGCCAAAACTGGGTCGCTAAAGGCTTTTAATTTTAAAAGCCTATTGCAGCAAATACCCGAATTACGATTATTGGATTGCCATATCGATACAGTATCGTTCGAGAATCCCATAGATTCCAGTGACATGAATCCAGATTATTGGGTTCAAGTTGCCGAAATAATTGAGGAAAACTATTCAGTGTTTGAAGGTTTTGTGGTGCTTCACGGAAGTGATACGATGAGCTATTCAGCTTCTGCGATGAGTTTTATGCTGGAGCATTTGGCAAAACCGGTGATATTTACGGGGTCGCAATTGCCCATTGGCGATTTGCGTACCGACGCCAAAGAAAATCTAATTACCTCCATTCAGCTGGCATCATTATATAAAAATGGGCAGTCCGTTATAAGAGAAGTGTGTCTGTATTTTGAATACAAACTGTATCGTGGTAACCGTACGACCAAATTGAACGCCGAACATTTTCAGGCGTTTGCTTCGTTCAATTACCCAGAGTTGGCCGAGTCTGGTGTACATTTAAAAATCAATAACAAGTACTTGTTTAGTCCCAATATTGACAATAAATTGCAGGTTCATAAAAAATTAGATTCGAATTTAGGCCTAATTAAATTGTATCCAGGCATTTCGGAAAATCTTGTGAAGGCTGTTTTTGCTACGCCAAACCTCAAGGCCGTAATTATAGAAACCTATGGTTCTGGAAATGCTACAACACAGCATTGGTTTATCGAGCTTTTAAAAGAACAAATAACAAAAGGCATACATATTATAAACGTCACCCAATGCTCTGGCGGGAGCGTGATGATGGGCCACTACGAAACCAGTAGTAAATTAAAGGAGATAGGTGTGATTTCGGGCAAGGATATCACCACAGAAGCAGCACTGGCAAAACTCATGTATTTATTGGGGAAAAATAATTTTGAAGGTAAAACGTTCAAAACCATATTCGAAACGCCTTTGCGTGGAGAAATCTCATAA